In Paenibacillus sonchi, a single genomic region encodes these proteins:
- a CDS encoding arginine--tRNA ligase yields the protein MLSQWIQKQLEQCADNVINSLGAASAEPATVLLDQPPNADFGDYSSNIAMQLAKKLRKAPMVIAGLITAEFQRIGAAGGIVQRIEIANPGFINLYINWQEWAGQTFKLPQGSGEKVIIEHTSVNPNKSLHIGHLRNSCIGDALVRILRKTGYNVEVHNYVDDLGNQLADTVVGLLRVPLAGEHVRFGDYCWDIYAAVNKKYAEQPEMIRQRTEILHELEEGHGNTAWLGQLAAERIVREHVAEMRSFGIEYDLLVWESSIVQEGFWSSASGLLKETDMFVQETEGKLAGCWILKQPAGEGMESGSEDHQKDKVLVRSNGILTYTAKDIAYHLWKFGLLDKDFNYSEFNAGLWTTGLTGAPQSFGEADRVVNVIDYRQEYPQAMVKQALEVLGFTAQAEKLHHVSYGVVSLSPASAAGLGIDTSDGKSSYAMSGRQGIGVKVADLVRLMESSIEAARSDATGLSSRLIATAAIRYYLLRFNLGTEIVFDFKQATEISGNTGVYLMYTYARAGRVLSKAEDPAELTAVPRFPAQLDTAELALLRQLSTWEDTLYTAGRELTPNTICSYAHTLASLFNNFYSSCPILKGEESSIRFRLWLTLRFQSTLGEVLEVLGLPKPERM from the coding sequence GGATCCAAAAACAGCTGGAACAATGTGCAGATAACGTAATCAACAGCCTCGGCGCGGCCTCTGCAGAACCCGCTACAGTCTTATTGGATCAGCCCCCGAATGCCGATTTCGGTGATTACTCCAGTAATATCGCGATGCAATTGGCCAAAAAACTGCGCAAAGCCCCCATGGTCATCGCCGGGCTGATCACCGCAGAATTTCAGCGGATAGGAGCTGCAGGCGGGATTGTGCAGCGGATCGAAATTGCCAATCCGGGGTTCATCAATCTGTACATCAATTGGCAGGAATGGGCCGGACAGACCTTTAAGCTGCCCCAGGGCAGCGGGGAAAAAGTCATCATCGAGCATACAAGTGTGAACCCAAACAAATCGCTTCATATCGGGCATCTGAGAAACTCCTGCATTGGGGATGCGCTTGTGCGGATTTTGCGGAAAACAGGGTACAACGTTGAAGTCCACAATTATGTGGATGATCTCGGCAACCAGCTGGCGGATACGGTGGTCGGCCTGCTTCGTGTACCGCTGGCTGGGGAGCATGTTCGTTTCGGCGACTACTGTTGGGATATTTATGCTGCGGTTAACAAGAAATATGCCGAGCAGCCTGAGATGATCCGTCAACGGACAGAAATTCTCCATGAACTGGAGGAGGGGCACGGCAATACGGCCTGGCTCGGCCAACTGGCCGCTGAACGGATCGTTAGAGAGCATGTCGCGGAAATGAGGAGCTTCGGCATAGAGTACGATCTGCTGGTCTGGGAGAGCAGTATTGTACAAGAGGGATTCTGGTCCTCTGCTTCCGGTCTGCTTAAAGAGACCGACATGTTTGTCCAGGAGACGGAAGGCAAGCTGGCAGGATGCTGGATACTAAAACAACCGGCAGGTGAAGGGATGGAGAGCGGCTCGGAGGATCATCAGAAGGACAAGGTGCTGGTGCGTTCGAACGGGATTTTGACCTACACTGCCAAGGATATCGCCTATCATCTCTGGAAATTCGGACTGCTGGACAAAGATTTCAACTACAGCGAATTTAACGCAGGCCTATGGACCACCGGGTTGACCGGAGCACCGCAATCCTTCGGCGAGGCTGACAGAGTGGTCAATGTCATCGATTACCGGCAGGAGTATCCGCAGGCCATGGTAAAGCAGGCATTGGAGGTCCTTGGTTTCACTGCGCAGGCAGAGAAGCTGCATCATGTCAGCTATGGTGTAGTTTCACTCAGTCCGGCTTCCGCCGCCGGGCTTGGCATTGATACCTCGGATGGCAAAAGCTCCTACGCCATGTCCGGCCGTCAGGGGATCGGCGTCAAGGTGGCGGATCTCGTCCGGCTTATGGAAAGCAGCATCGAAGCCGCCCGCTCCGACGCAACCGGCCTCTCCAGCCGGCTCATCGCCACCGCCGCAATCCGTTACTACCTGCTGCGTTTCAATCTGGGCACAGAGATTGTATTCGACTTCAAGCAGGCTACAGAGATTTCCGGCAATACCGGGGTCTATCTGATGTATACCTACGCGCGTGCCGGCCGGGTGCTCAGCAAAGCGGAGGACCCGGCGGAGCTAACAGCAGTCCCCCGGTTCCCGGCACAGCTGGACACCGCCGAGCTGGCTCTATTGAGACAGCTGAGCACCTGGGAGGATACCCTATACACGGCGGGCCGCGAGCTGACGCCAAATACGATTTGCAGCTACGCTCATACCCTGGCATCGCTGTTCAATAATTTTTATTCCTCCTGTCCGATCCTCAAGGGAGAGGAGAGTTCCATCCGCTTCCGCCTCTGGCTCACCTTGCGCTTCCAGAGCACTCTCGGCGAGGTCTTGGAGGTGCTCGGACTGCCGAAGCCAGAGCGGATGTAG
- a CDS encoding putative holin-like toxin, with the protein MPVEVYQALTLMISFAALVVLILSFHKKK; encoded by the coding sequence ATGCCTGTGGAAGTATACCAAGCATTGACGCTAATGATTTCATTTGCGGCTCTGGTTGTGTTAATCTTGTCTTTCCACAAAAAGAAATAG
- a CDS encoding aldo/keto reductase, protein MTEANGPFTGGPTLNDGATMPWLGLGVWQAKEGDEVIHAVKTALETGYRSIDTAAGYKNEEGVGQAIRESGVPREELFITTKLWNGDQGYESALKAFEVSRKKLGLEVLDLYLIHWPVAGKYRESWKALVHLQKEGLVKSIGVSNFQPHHLQDIIDDTGVVPAVDQVEFHPLLTQRELLKYAKAHDIQVEAWSPLMQGNLDLPVLKELAGKYGKTPAQIVLRWDLQQGVITIPKSVHAERIVENAGFFDFTLSDEDVKVLEDLNQNHRFGPDPDNFNF, encoded by the coding sequence ATGACTGAAGCAAACGGACCATTTACCGGAGGACCTACGTTAAACGATGGGGCAACCATGCCTTGGCTGGGGCTTGGCGTGTGGCAGGCGAAGGAAGGCGACGAAGTGATTCATGCTGTGAAGACGGCATTGGAGACAGGCTACCGCAGTATTGATACGGCTGCCGGATACAAGAATGAAGAGGGTGTCGGACAGGCTATCCGTGAATCCGGTGTGCCCCGGGAAGAATTGTTCATTACGACCAAGCTGTGGAACGGGGATCAGGGTTATGAGTCGGCACTGAAGGCTTTTGAGGTCAGCCGCAAGAAGCTTGGACTGGAGGTTCTTGATCTGTATCTGATCCATTGGCCGGTGGCCGGCAAGTACCGTGAATCCTGGAAGGCACTGGTGCATCTGCAAAAGGAGGGGCTCGTCAAATCCATTGGCGTGAGCAACTTCCAGCCGCATCATCTGCAGGATATCATCGATGATACCGGAGTGGTGCCAGCCGTGGATCAGGTTGAGTTCCACCCGCTGCTGACCCAGCGCGAGCTGCTGAAGTATGCGAAGGCACATGACATCCAGGTAGAAGCCTGGAGCCCGCTGATGCAGGGCAATCTGGATCTGCCGGTGCTGAAAGAGCTGGCTGGTAAATACGGCAAAACCCCGGCGCAAATCGTGCTCCGTTGGGATCTGCAGCAGGGCGTCATCACGATTCCGAAATCCGTGCACGCCGAACGCATTGTGGAAAATGCCGGATTCTTCGATTTCACGCTCAGCGATGAGGACGTCAAGGTGCTTGAGGATCTGAATCAGAATCACCGCTTCGGCCCGGACCCGGATAATTTCAACTTTTAA
- a CDS encoding SPFH domain-containing protein: MQWAIIGIIVFVVVVFVALTVKIVPQQRVGVVERLGKFHRLLTPGLNVLIPIIDQVRTYHDLRIQQANVPPQTVITKDNVQVQIDTIIFYQVVGPEEATYGISDYVYGVRNISTATMRQIIGKLELDETLSGREKISSDIRLALDEATEKWGVRIERVEVIDIKPPLDIQEAMDKQMKAERSKRAIVLEAEAAKQDMILRAEGDKQSKILKAEGDKEARIRQAEGLRQAQELEALGQAKAIQAVAEAEKSRIELIGSAGLDERVLAYQSFDALTEISKGAANKVFLPTSAVETLGTLGAMAEVFKASKESK, encoded by the coding sequence ATGCAATGGGCTATTATTGGGATTATCGTTTTTGTTGTTGTCGTATTTGTAGCACTGACGGTCAAAATCGTACCGCAGCAGCGGGTAGGGGTTGTAGAGCGTCTCGGTAAATTCCACCGGCTGCTCACACCCGGTCTGAATGTTCTCATTCCGATCATCGACCAGGTGCGCACGTATCATGATTTGCGGATACAGCAGGCTAATGTGCCGCCGCAAACCGTGATTACCAAGGATAATGTGCAGGTGCAGATTGATACGATTATTTTCTATCAGGTAGTGGGACCGGAAGAAGCAACCTACGGCATTTCCGATTATGTATACGGGGTGCGCAACATCTCCACAGCCACCATGCGGCAGATTATCGGTAAGCTGGAGCTGGATGAAACCTTGTCCGGCCGGGAAAAGATTTCCTCGGATATCCGCCTGGCGCTGGATGAGGCGACGGAGAAGTGGGGCGTGCGGATCGAGCGCGTTGAGGTGATCGATATCAAGCCGCCGCTTGATATCCAGGAAGCGATGGATAAGCAGATGAAGGCCGAGCGCAGCAAGCGTGCGATTGTGCTGGAGGCGGAAGCCGCCAAGCAGGATATGATCCTGCGTGCTGAAGGTGACAAGCAGAGCAAGATCCTGAAGGCGGAAGGTGACAAGGAAGCGCGCATCCGGCAGGCGGAAGGCTTGCGGCAGGCACAGGAGCTGGAAGCGCTGGGGCAGGCCAAAGCGATCCAGGCGGTAGCGGAAGCCGAGAAATCGCGGATTGAACTGATCGGCAGTGCGGGGCTGGATGAACGGGTGCTGGCCTATCAATCCTTTGACGCGCTGACCGAAATCTCCAAAGGCGCGGCCAACAAGGTGTTCTTGCCTACCAGCGCTGTTGAAACACTGGGCACGCTGGGCGCCATGGCCGAGGTGTTCAAGGCCAGCAAGGAAAGCAAGTAA
- a CDS encoding NfeD family protein, translating into MVVWVFWLIAAGVLFVVEMMTLTFYLLWLSIGALAACLVSLLLPDAILLQVLAGSLVALVLTIFSKPLVARFRSSRGFQDTGTDIVGRQGLVVEPIEPGRYGQVKVGGDTWSATSIESLGKDEVVKVVGRSSTIIEVVRWGDMY; encoded by the coding sequence ATGGTGGTCTGGGTGTTTTGGTTAATTGCAGCCGGTGTCCTGTTTGTCGTTGAAATGATGACGCTTACGTTTTATCTGCTCTGGTTAAGCATTGGTGCTCTGGCGGCTTGTCTGGTTTCGCTTTTGCTGCCGGATGCGATACTGCTCCAGGTTTTGGCAGGCTCGCTGGTTGCCCTGGTGTTGACGATTTTCTCAAAGCCGCTTGTGGCGAGATTCCGCAGTTCGAGGGGGTTCCAGGATACAGGGACGGATATTGTCGGCAGGCAGGGGTTGGTCGTAGAACCGATAGAGCCGGGACGGTATGGCCAGGTTAAGGTAGGCGGCGATACTTGGAGTGCAACCTCGATAGAGTCGCTGGGCAAGGATGAAGTGGTCAAAGTGGTCGGAAGAAGCTCTACAATTATTGAAGTAGTACGATGGGGGGATATGTATTGA
- a CDS encoding FAD-dependent oxidoreductase, translating into MTFERIRPSDVIIIGGGLGGTAAALAAAKAGMRVIMTEETDWLGGQLTSQAVPPDEHRWIESSGCTASYREFRNRVRDYYRRNYPLTASARNNPLLNPGNGWVSRLAHEPKVALSVLYEMLAPYINTGRIKVLYHTVPVHAETAGDEVTEVTVLHKESGAEIKLHGAYYLDATECGDLLPLAGAEHVCGAESRNETGEPHALEQADPLDMQSITHVAAVDYVPDGDFTIDCPEDYDYWRQYVPSFSRYPILSWYASDASDTTKLKQFTMFPNEEGIMPLWDYRRIVDPSIWSQPLNDGEVTLLNWALNDYYAGPLIGVSPGERESHLKGARQLTLSLVYWLQTEAPRLDGGKGYPGVRLRGDVLGTEDGLAKSPYIREARRIRGLYTVTEQDVSKELRGALGPMRYEDSVGVGSYHLDLHPTTVSQRTFYIPNHPYEIPLGSLIPVRVTNLLPACKNISMTQIANGCYRLHPTEWNIGEAAGLLASYACTRRVLPREVYESEAHLKAYQQLLTEHGVQLHWSEAELEMQ; encoded by the coding sequence ATGACCTTTGAACGCATAAGACCAAGCGATGTGATCATCATCGGCGGCGGGCTTGGCGGAACGGCGGCGGCTCTCGCCGCAGCCAAAGCGGGGATGCGCGTAATTATGACCGAGGAAACCGATTGGCTCGGCGGCCAGCTTACCTCCCAGGCGGTTCCGCCGGATGAGCACCGCTGGATCGAGAGCTCCGGCTGCACGGCATCTTACCGGGAGTTCCGCAACAGGGTGAGAGATTATTACCGGCGGAATTATCCGCTTACGGCGTCTGCCAGGAACAATCCGCTGCTCAATCCGGGAAACGGCTGGGTCAGCCGGCTTGCCCATGAGCCGAAGGTTGCGTTAAGCGTTCTGTACGAAATGCTGGCTCCCTATATAAATACGGGGCGGATTAAAGTGCTGTATCATACGGTGCCTGTCCATGCGGAGACAGCGGGAGATGAAGTGACGGAGGTGACGGTCCTGCATAAGGAGAGCGGGGCTGAAATCAAGCTGCATGGCGCATATTACCTGGATGCAACGGAATGCGGGGATTTGCTGCCGCTCGCCGGTGCAGAGCATGTGTGTGGTGCCGAATCACGGAATGAGACCGGGGAGCCGCATGCGCTGGAACAAGCGGACCCGCTCGATATGCAGTCGATTACGCATGTGGCTGCCGTCGATTATGTGCCGGACGGCGATTTCACGATAGACTGCCCTGAGGACTATGACTATTGGCGCCAGTATGTTCCCTCCTTTTCCCGGTACCCGATCCTCAGCTGGTACGCCTCCGATGCAAGTGACACAACCAAGCTGAAGCAGTTCACCATGTTTCCCAATGAAGAGGGAATTATGCCGCTCTGGGATTACCGGCGGATTGTCGATCCTTCCATCTGGAGCCAGCCGCTGAATGACGGCGAAGTAACCCTGCTGAACTGGGCGCTGAACGATTATTACGCCGGTCCGTTGATCGGAGTATCTCCTGGAGAACGGGAGTCGCATCTGAAAGGGGCCAGACAGCTGACGCTGTCCCTCGTCTACTGGCTTCAGACGGAGGCTCCGCGCCTGGACGGCGGGAAGGGATACCCGGGTGTGAGGTTGCGCGGGGACGTGCTCGGGACAGAGGACGGGCTTGCGAAGTCCCCCTACATCCGCGAAGCAAGACGAATCCGGGGGCTCTACACCGTTACCGAGCAGGATGTAAGCAAAGAGCTGCGCGGCGCGTTAGGCCCCATGCGCTATGAAGACAGTGTGGGTGTCGGCAGCTATCATCTGGATCTTCATCCCACCACAGTGTCCCAGCGCACATTCTACATTCCGAATCACCCGTATGAAATTCCGCTGGGCTCGCTGATTCCTGTACGTGTCACGAATCTGCTCCCGGCCTGCAAAAATATTTCGATGACCCAGATTGCGAACGGGTGCTACCGCTTGCATCCGACCGAATGGAACATCGGTGAGGCTGCCGGACTTCTTGCCTCCTACGCCTGCACGCGGCGTGTCCTGCCCCGCGAGGTGTACGAGTCTGAAGCCCATCTAAAGGCGTATCAGCAGCTCTTAACAGAGCATGGCGTTCAGCTTCACTGGAGTGAAGCCGAACTTGAGATGCAATAG
- a CDS encoding ROK family protein: MRQVIGVDIGGTAVKGLVIDEAGAVWAEARRDTDARQGREAILGKLEALVRELLEVCPLVQAIGIASAGRVNTDTGQVVYATDNLQGWQGLHLAEWAAGAFRLQAAADNDANAALLGEAWLGAGRGHQDLVMLTLGTGVGGAYMVHGTLGRGIHWNGGEFGHSVLVPGGLPCNCGKQGCVEQYVSGSALLRLGLELTGRTYGHGSELMADARAGDSGALRVLERFAADLAVVLSNISVTFDPARIIIGGGVIHEREIWWPLLKNKLKDEGLSELLAAAELGNRAGCFGAAKLVLERFGQLPAGSRKEDTA; the protein is encoded by the coding sequence ATGAGGCAAGTCATCGGAGTGGATATCGGGGGTACGGCCGTCAAAGGGCTGGTGATTGACGAAGCTGGAGCAGTGTGGGCAGAAGCCAGGCGGGATACGGATGCCCGACAGGGCAGGGAAGCAATATTGGGCAAGCTGGAAGCGCTGGTCCGCGAGCTGCTGGAGGTCTGCCCCTTGGTCCAGGCAATCGGCATAGCTTCGGCGGGGAGAGTGAATACGGATACCGGACAGGTGGTGTATGCCACCGATAATCTGCAGGGCTGGCAGGGGCTTCACCTTGCCGAGTGGGCAGCCGGTGCCTTCAGGCTTCAGGCTGCCGCCGACAATGATGCCAATGCCGCGCTGCTGGGCGAAGCGTGGCTGGGAGCAGGGCGCGGACATCAGGACCTGGTTATGCTCACGCTGGGCACTGGTGTAGGCGGGGCTTATATGGTACACGGTACTCTTGGCCGCGGCATCCATTGGAACGGCGGGGAATTCGGACACAGCGTTCTGGTTCCCGGCGGCCTCCCCTGCAATTGCGGCAAGCAGGGCTGTGTGGAGCAGTATGTCTCGGGTTCCGCCCTGCTGCGGCTCGGACTGGAGCTGACAGGCCGGACCTATGGACATGGATCAGAGCTTATGGCCGATGCGCGGGCGGGGGATTCGGGCGCATTGCGGGTGCTGGAACGCTTCGCAGCAGATTTGGCGGTTGTGCTCAGCAATATCAGCGTCACATTTGATCCGGCACGCATCATCATTGGCGGAGGGGTTATCCATGAACGGGAAATATGGTGGCCGCTGCTGAAGAACAAGCTGAAGGATGAAGGTCTATCAGAGCTCCTTGCGGCGGCTGAACTCGGGAACCGGGCCGGTTGCTTTGGGGCGGCCAAGCTCGTGCTGGAACGCTTCGGGCAGCTGCCGGCCGGCTCCAGGAAGGAGGACACAGCATGA
- a CDS encoding MurR/RpiR family transcriptional regulator encodes MEMTDRINTYYPSMTKSEQKVAKCVLEHPDNLIYLSVTELADFAGTGETTVMRFCRKIGFKGYQDFKLMLAQGLPKQQAPSGRDGGDADDATLLYESMVNILQSSLGMLDREQLEESINQIDAARHVQFFGVGSSAITALDAKNRFLRIGRRVEAIADSHIQSMMAVTMGEGDVAFGISVSGSTLDTNDMLMKAKQNGAKVIAMTNYAKSPIASIADIVLLTAGKESPLEGGSMGAKISQLFIIDLICKGLERRHADETKNMKELTARAVIDRIY; translated from the coding sequence ATGGAAATGACAGACCGGATTAATACGTATTATCCCTCCATGACCAAATCAGAGCAGAAGGTGGCCAAATGTGTTCTTGAGCACCCGGATAACCTGATCTACCTTTCTGTAACAGAGCTCGCGGATTTTGCCGGTACAGGAGAGACGACGGTTATGCGTTTCTGCCGCAAAATCGGATTCAAGGGCTACCAGGATTTTAAGCTGATGCTTGCCCAAGGGCTGCCGAAGCAGCAGGCCCCTTCTGGAAGGGATGGCGGGGACGCGGATGATGCGACGCTTCTGTACGAGTCGATGGTCAACATTCTCCAGTCAAGTCTCGGTATGCTGGACCGTGAACAGCTGGAGGAGTCGATTAATCAAATCGATGCGGCGCGCCACGTGCAGTTTTTTGGAGTGGGCTCATCGGCCATTACCGCACTGGATGCCAAAAACCGCTTCCTGCGGATTGGAAGACGGGTTGAGGCGATTGCGGACAGCCACATCCAATCGATGATGGCTGTAACGATGGGCGAAGGGGATGTCGCCTTCGGCATCAGCGTCTCCGGAAGCACACTGGATACCAATGATATGCTGATGAAAGCGAAGCAGAACGGGGCAAAGGTTATTGCCATGACCAATTATGCCAAGTCTCCCATAGCGTCCATTGCAGATATCGTTCTCCTGACAGCCGGGAAGGAATCGCCTCTTGAAGGAGGGTCCATGGGCGCGAAAATCTCCCAGCTGTTCATTATTGACCTGATCTGTAAAGGGCTGGAGCGGAGGCATGCGGATGAGACGAAAAACATGAAGGAACTGACGGCAAGGGCTGTCATCGACCGAATCTATTAA
- a CDS encoding N-acetylmannosamine-6-phosphate 2-epimerase, with translation MTTRERVGTLNTIIQKLHHGLIVSCQALPGEPLYGAEMMARMAAAAEEGGAVGIRANGAADVRAIKSAVSLPVIGIVKRDYPDSAVYITPTLREIEELLEAGADMIALDATGQKRPENCTLEQMVAFLNRNGTASMADISILEEAIHAEALGVSCVSTTLSGYTPYSLQQEGPNFELLQKAVERLSIPVIAEGRMIEPDQVRKAMDLGAYAAVVGSAITRPQLITGRFAAAIRRVEMNNGNDRPD, from the coding sequence TTGACTACAAGAGAGAGGGTGGGGACCCTGAATACAATAATACAGAAGCTGCATCACGGACTGATCGTATCCTGTCAGGCACTTCCGGGTGAACCGCTGTATGGTGCCGAAATGATGGCACGTATGGCAGCGGCTGCTGAGGAAGGGGGCGCGGTTGGCATCCGGGCTAATGGTGCCGCGGATGTCCGCGCCATCAAGAGCGCGGTTTCACTGCCTGTTATCGGCATTGTAAAGAGGGATTATCCGGATTCGGCGGTGTACATCACCCCGACGCTAAGAGAAATAGAAGAACTGCTTGAAGCAGGAGCCGATATGATCGCGTTGGATGCGACTGGGCAAAAGAGACCGGAGAACTGCACGCTGGAGCAGATGGTCGCCTTTTTGAACCGGAACGGAACGGCTTCAATGGCCGATATTTCGATTCTGGAGGAGGCTATCCATGCTGAAGCCCTAGGGGTCAGCTGCGTCTCAACAACACTCTCGGGTTATACACCGTACTCCCTTCAACAGGAGGGCCCTAACTTTGAACTGCTGCAAAAAGCGGTTGAGCGTTTATCGATCCCTGTTATCGCTGAAGGCAGGATGATTGAGCCGGATCAGGTCCGGAAGGCCATGGATTTGGGTGCGTATGCAGCAGTGGTGGGTTCAGCCATAACAAGACCCCAGTTGATTACAGGGCGGTTTGCGGCAGCAATAAGAAGGGTGGAAATGAACAATGGAAATGACAGACCGGATTAA
- a CDS encoding DUF4127 family protein has translation MSKSYTIAFVPLDERPCNYGFPPLLARGTEFEVLRPPMQLMGLKKRPGDVDGLWTWFEEACCQADGAVVALDTLLYGGIIPSRLHSLKLEELAARLDKLRAFKRRHPKLVIYAFQLIMRCPQYSISDEEPDYYADWGREIFRKGFISHRKELGAASDEELQELAEIEDRLPRQILDDYLGRRSINIEANKLVLELVKEGIIGFMIFPQDDSAPFGHTAKDQQKVRSRITELDLELRAYMYPGADEVGCTLLARMINKATGTVPLIYPRLSSVQGAFVTPLFEDRFFYETLKYQITAAGGLIASSAGEADLVLLVNTPGETMIEAASQQGSFFSYDVYRNLMEIVEYGDYILKHKGKPIAVADVGYANGGDRKLVKMLREKNILFKLAGYAGWNTSSNTLGTVISQAMIYLHYGRTQEHLDFLGLRYAEDVCYCSVVRGELSDGPVQDMGFGKYLLDGQRGSVASMVEQRLRQELAVRIDGPEGRVEITDCYMPWNRMFEVGLSVRFEPSGE, from the coding sequence ATGTCGAAGTCATACACAATCGCTTTTGTGCCGCTGGATGAGCGGCCCTGCAATTACGGGTTCCCCCCTCTTTTGGCCAGGGGAACAGAATTTGAGGTGCTGCGTCCCCCGATGCAGCTGATGGGGCTGAAAAAACGTCCCGGAGATGTAGACGGGTTGTGGACATGGTTCGAGGAAGCCTGCTGTCAGGCGGATGGAGCCGTCGTTGCTTTGGATACGCTGCTATATGGAGGGATTATTCCTTCCAGATTGCATAGCTTGAAGCTGGAGGAGCTGGCTGCAAGGCTGGATAAGCTGCGCGCCTTCAAACGCAGGCACCCGAAGCTGGTCATTTATGCCTTTCAGCTCATTATGCGCTGCCCGCAGTACTCGATTTCGGACGAAGAACCGGATTACTATGCCGACTGGGGACGGGAAATTTTTCGCAAAGGCTTCATCAGCCACCGCAAGGAGCTGGGAGCAGCCTCGGACGAGGAACTTCAGGAGCTTGCAGAAATTGAAGACCGCCTGCCCCGGCAAATACTGGATGATTATCTGGGCCGGCGGAGCATCAATATCGAAGCGAACAAGCTGGTGCTGGAGCTGGTGAAGGAAGGCATTATCGGGTTCATGATCTTTCCGCAGGATGACTCGGCTCCCTTTGGACATACGGCCAAAGACCAGCAGAAGGTACGTTCACGGATTACTGAGCTTGACCTGGAGCTTAGAGCTTATATGTATCCTGGTGCCGATGAGGTGGGGTGCACCCTGCTGGCACGGATGATCAATAAGGCCACAGGAACAGTGCCGCTTATTTATCCGCGGCTGTCATCGGTACAGGGGGCGTTTGTCACCCCGCTGTTCGAGGACCGTTTTTTCTATGAGACGCTGAAGTACCAGATTACAGCCGCGGGCGGCCTGATTGCCTCCAGTGCCGGGGAGGCCGATCTCGTGCTTCTGGTCAATACGCCGGGTGAGACCATGATCGAAGCGGCATCGCAGCAGGGTTCCTTTTTCAGCTATGATGTGTACCGGAACCTGATGGAAATTGTGGAATACGGGGATTATATCTTGAAGCATAAGGGAAAGCCAATCGCCGTAGCCGATGTCGGATACGCCAATGGCGGGGACCGGAAGCTGGTGAAGATGCTGCGGGAGAAAAATATTTTGTTTAAGCTGGCCGGATATGCGGGCTGGAATACAAGCTCGAACACGCTCGGTACAGTCATTTCTCAGGCAATGATATACCTGCATTACGGACGTACACAGGAGCATTTGGATTTTCTCGGCCTCCGTTATGCCGAAGATGTCTGCTACTGCTCGGTTGTCCGGGGCGAACTCAGCGATGGTCCGGTCCAGGACATGGGTTTCGGCAAATATCTGCTCGACGGGCAGCGCGGGAGTGTAGCGTCCATGGTTGAACAACGGCTGCGTCAGGAGTTGGCTGTTAGAATTGACGGCCCGGAGGGAAGGGTAGAGATTACAGACTGCTACATGCCGTGGAACCGGATGTTTGAGGTGGGATTGTCCGTCCGTTTTGAGCCTTCTGGAGAATAG
- a CDS encoding carbohydrate ABC transporter permease encodes MNPTSRSTKQLITGIRYTIIYTLLILLALFMMGPFLWLLSVSLMPGRNVFSNPPAILPAFIDFDNYVQVWKFMSFPRYISNTVIITALGVVFNILLSSLTAYPLAVFHFKGRNIVFSLLIATMIIPSSTAMIVHYLTIQAFHLGNSFLGVVLPAAVSVFNIFLMRQTFLGVPSDIRDSGKMDGASELRIFWQLVLPLVKPGIAVIGLLEVMAFWNNFLWPIVVLEDPGKYPLAAALTYLNGQFSYNFGWIAAGTMISVTPIIVVFLFTQRYYMEGIAGAIKG; translated from the coding sequence TTGAACCCAACCAGCAGATCAACCAAACAGCTGATCACAGGAATCCGCTATACCATCATCTACACTCTGTTAATTCTGTTAGCCCTGTTCATGATGGGACCTTTCCTCTGGCTGCTGAGCGTATCGCTGATGCCCGGCAGGAATGTGTTCTCAAACCCGCCGGCCATCCTGCCGGCGTTCATCGACTTTGACAACTACGTGCAGGTCTGGAAGTTCATGTCCTTCCCGCGGTATATCTCGAACACAGTCATTATTACAGCGCTTGGGGTAGTATTTAATATTTTGCTGTCCAGTCTGACGGCATATCCGCTGGCTGTTTTTCATTTCAAAGGCCGGAATATCGTCTTCTCACTGCTGATAGCCACTATGATTATTCCGTCCTCGACAGCGATGATCGTGCATTATTTGACCATCCAGGCCTTTCATCTGGGAAATTCATTTCTGGGCGTGGTGCTTCCGGCCGCCGTCTCGGTGTTCAATATCTTTCTGATGCGCCAGACCTTTCTGGGGGTTCCGTCCGATATCCGCGATTCGGGGAAAATGGATGGCGCTTCAGAGCTGCGCATCTTCTGGCAGCTGGTCCTGCCGCTCGTCAAACCGGGGATTGCCGTGATTGGGCTGCTTGAGGTTATGGCGTTCTGGAATAACTTTCTGTGGCCGATTGTTGTACTTGAAGACCCCGGAAAATATCCGCTGGCAGCAGCGCTTACGTACCTGAACGGCCAGTTTTCCTATAACTTTGGCTGGATTGCCGCGGGAACTATGATATCGGTTACGCCAATTATTGTCGTCTTTCTGTTCACACAGAGATATTATATGGAAGGAATCGCAGGCGCCATCAAAGGTTAG